TTTTTCAGCCCTATTTCACGCAGCCTTTCGTCCAGATACTCGCCGGCGGTAATGGGTTCGTATGCCAGCGGATGCTTGTCGTCCACGCAGCTGCTGAGGCAACTCAGGTCCATACCCGATTTCGGATGAAGGAAGAAGGGAATGGAAAACCGGGAGGTGCCCCATAATTCACGCGGAGGATTAACCACGCGATGGGTAGTGGATTTAAGACGGTTGTTGGTCAGCCTTTGCAGCATATCCCCCACATTCACCACGATCTGTTCCGGCAGTGATGTCACAGGTACCCAGTTGCCCTGCTTGTCCTGTATCTGCAGGCCGTCCGCAGAGGCGCCGACCAGCAGGGTAATAAGGTTGATGTCCTCATGCTGCTCCGCTCGGATGGCCGATTTCGGTTCCTGTGTGATGGGGGGATAATGAATAGCGCGAAGGATGGAATTGCCGTTATGGATCTTGTCATCAAAATAATGCTCATCCAGGCCGAGATATAAAGCGATGGCTTGCAGGAGCGCCCGGCCGGACTGCTCAAAGCCCCGGTAGGCTTTAAAGAAAGTGGGCGTGAAAGCCGGCACTTCTTTTACCTGCACATTGTCAGGATACTCTGCTTTGACAGGATCATTGTCTTCCACCGACTGGCCGAACTGGAAGAACTCTTTCAGGTCCGGCGCATCAAACCCTTTGGCATGTTCTTTTCCGAAGGAAGTGTAGCCGCGCTGGCCCGCCAGCTCCGGGATCTCATAGCTGTGCTTGGTTGCAGCCGGCAATCTGAAAAACTCCTGAACATACTTGTACAGATCAGCGATCAACTCATCGGGAATGCCGTGGTTCCTGACCGCCACAAAGCCCACTTCTTCATAAGCTTTTCCAAGTTGTGCCACAAAAGCAGCCTTGCGCGCGGGATCGCCGGAAGTGAAGTCCGCCAGGTCTACGGACGGAATGGTGTTAACGGTAGCCATATAGTATTGTGTTTGGAATACTATAAAGATACGGGAAAAGCCATCTATTCCCCCAGCATCCTCAACTCCGTTCCGGAAATATCCACCAGCGCAAATCTGGCCACGCGGTTGATCTTCATCTCGTCCAGCGCATCCACCACATTACGGTACTGTGCGCCCGGTGAGGCTTTGACGGAAACCACCAGCTGGTCCGCATCGCCATACAGCTGAGCCACCTTTTGCTGTTTCGCACGGATCACTTCCCCGATGCCTTTACCGGGTGAAAAGCTGCTGCGGTGTATGACCGGCGGCGCGACAGGATCATCCCCCTGCCCATCGTACCAGGAAATGGAGTTGTTGGCGCCAACCAGCAGCGTAAGGGATTTGCTGGCCCCTACCGGCATAGGAGGCCCGTCCGCCGGCATGATGAGGGACAGGGAACGCGGTTTGCTCATGGTGGTAGTGAGCATGAAAAAAGTGATCAGCAGGAATCCGAGGTCTACCATCGGCGTCATATCTACCCTTGTAGATAATTTCTTGCTGCGCCTGCCGCCGCGCCGGCGGCCGCTTTCAGCCTGGGTGTTCATTTCAGCCATAAGAGATGTTTTTTGGGTAAACCGGCAACGGGTGCGAAACCCGTTGCCGGTTTAAAATAACACACACTTATTACAGTGTTTTGCTCAATGCAAAAGAGATGCGGGAAGGGGATGTTTCCATAAAAGAATCCTGCAGCGGCATGGCATGTAAATGCACAGATTCAGCATAACGGCCGGGAGAATAAAAAAACGCGGGAGGCTGCACATAAAACAGGGGTGTACCTTTTATGGATACACCCCTGCTGTTATATTCATCGGAATATGCCTTGTTAAAACTCCGCGTTCTTGGGTGTGCGCGGGAAGGGGATCACATCGCGGATATTGGTCATGCCGCTGACGAACAGCACCAGGCGTTCGAAACCAAGACCAAAACCGGAATGGGGCGCAGTGCCGAAACGGCGGGTATCCAGGTACCAGCTCAGCTCTTCCACCGGAACGTTCATGGCTTTCATGCGTTCCACCAGTTTTTCGTAGCTCTCTTCCCGTTGTGAACCGCCAACGATCTCACCGATGCCGGGGAAGAGAATATCCATGGCCCGGACGGTTTTGCCGTCGTCATTGCGTTTCATGTAGAATGATTTGATGGCGGCGGGGTAATCCGTCAGGATCACCGGCTTTTTGAAATGTTTTTCCACCAGGTAACGCTCATGCTCGCTCTGCAGATCAGCCCCCCATTCTTCCACGATGTACTGGAATTTCTTGTTCTTGTTGGGTTTGCTGTTCTTCAGGATGTCGATAGCCGTTGTATAGGTGATGCGTTCAAACTTGTTGTTCAGCACAAATTCCAGCTTCTCGATCAATCCCATTTCACTGCGTTCCTGCTGGGGTTTCTGCTTTTCTTCATCGGCCAGGCGTTGCGCCAGGAAGTCCAGGTCTTCCCGGTTATGCTGCAGTGCGTAGCCGATCACGTATTTGATGAATTTCTCGGCAAGGTCCATATTATCGTTCAGGTCGTAGAACGCCATTTCCGGCTCTATCATCCAGAACTCGGCGAGGTGGCGGGCGGTGTTGGAGTTTTCCGCACGAAAGGTAGGCCCGAAAGTGTAGATCTCCCCGAATGCCATGGCGCCCAGCTCACCTTCCAGCTGGCCGGATACGGTGAGGTTGGTGGAACGGCCGAAGAAGTCCTCTTTAAAATCGATCTCTCCTTCCGCGTTCCGGGGCGGATTTTTCAGGTCCAGCGTGGTTACGCGGAACATTTCCCCGGCGCCTTCCGCATCGGAGGCGGTGATGATAGGGGTATGCAGGTACACGAAGCCCTTATCATTAAAGAACTGGTTTACGGCGAAGGCCAGGGAATGGCGCAGGCGGAAAACGGCGCCAAATGTGTTGGTCCGGAAGCGCAGGTGTGCGATCTCCCGCAGGAATTCCAGGCTTTGTTTCTGGGGCTGTATGGGGTAAGCCTCCGCATCGCAGTCGCCCAGCACTTCGAGTACAGCAGCTTTCAGTTCCAGCTTCTGCCCTTTGCCCAGGGAAGGTATCACCTCTCCGGTAACGCTGATGGCGGCACCGCGGGTGAGCCGCCGGAATTCAGCGGGGTCCATTTGTTCCGGGTCTACCACGATCTGCAGGTTATTATTGGTAGAGCCATCGTTCAATGCTATAAACTGGTTGTTACGGAAAGTGCGTATCCATCCCTTTACCGTTACTGCATAGTTTGTCTGGTCGCTGGACAAGATCTGTTTGATCTTCACTCTTTGGCTCATATCAATAATAAATTTTATAATGAGTTGCAAAAATAATGTTTTCTCCCGATGCCCGGGGGCTGTTTTTCCGGCTTCCGGGGGTGTTGGAAATGGCGCGCGATTTGCAATAGAACCGGAGGTAACCGTTATGGGTTCAGGGATACAAACATTCTGTTAAAATTATATACATTAACAGTAAGCGCTCAATATTTATTTGGAGAATACTAAAACTTGTTTTAATCTTGTATTTATAATCTGTCTGATTAAGTTCCAATTTACCACCTTCATCAGCAGTCCTTAACTCAAAGCGATCCCTATCAATTTAATGATCAAAGCTTTATTATTGACTCAAAACAATTATTTATTAATTGGTGTATGTTGGTATGCAGTGGTACCCACCTCACGACACTTCTAAAATTTGACAAACGCAGATGATGTACGACATCTTACAACTGAACGACATGCTCGTTCCTGAACTGCTTGATATTGCAGAAAAGCTGGACATTCCGAACGCCAAAAAACTCGACAAGCAAGCACTGATCTATAAAATACTCGATAAACAGGCTGTAATAGCATCCGAAGAGCAGCAGGGAGGCGACGAAAAGAAGACAAGGAAGCGAAAGGCTGCCACTAAAAAGGAAGATAACGATAGCCCCGCCACCCCCGCAGAACAAACTCCATCAGAAGAAAAACCTGCCGCCAAAAAAGGAAGAAAGCCCGCCACCAGCAAAGCAGCATCCAAACCGGAAGAAGAAGAGAAAGAAAAACCGAAACCTGCAGCAGCAGCCGCGGCAGCTCCTCAGAAACGCAAGCTCGATATAGATCTGGATATTCCCTCCCTCACGTTTGATGACGATGATGATATTGTATTGCCGGCATTATCCGACGAAGAAGAGGAAGAAGAGATCGCATTACCGGAAGAAGAACTGGCGGACGATGATGACTTCGTGACCGCGCAGGACCCTGTGGCAGCGCCGGTCAAGCAACAACAGCAACCCGGCGGGCATAAATACCCGAAGAAAGAACCTATGTTCAACATAGAGTTCGATGGGGTGATCCTCAGTGAAGGGGTGCTGGAAATGATGCCGGACGGTTATGGTTTCCTCCGTTCTTCCGATTACAACTACCTCAGTTCCCCTGATGATATTTATGTATCTCCTTCCCAGATCAAACTGTTCGGGCTGAAGACCGGTGATACCGTACGCGGTTCCGTTCGTCCGCCGAAAGAAGGAGAGAAATATTTTGCATTGCTGAAAGTGGAGACCATCAACGGCAAATCCCCGGAGGAAGTGCGCGACCGTGTACCTTTCGACTATCTGACACCGTTGTTCCCTTTCGAAAAACTGACGCTCACCACCACCTCCAATAACTACTCCACCCGTATCATGGATATGTTCACCCCGATCGGTAAAGGCCAGCGTGGCCTGATCGTGGCGCAACCCAAGGTGGGTAAGACCATGTTACTGAAAGAAGTAGCGAACGCCATCGCCACCAACCATCCGGATATCTATCTGATGGTGGTGCTGATCGATGAACGTCCGGAAGAGGTGACCGATATGGAACGCAGTGTAAAAGCGGAAGTGATCGCCTCCACTTTTGATGAGCCGGCGGAAAAACACGTAAAAGTCTCCGCCATAGCTCTGCAGAAAGCCAAAAGGTTGGTGGAATGCGGCCACGATGTAGTGATCCTGCTGGATTCCATTACCCGTCTTGCCCGCGCACACAACACCGTGGCCCCTGCTTCCGGCAAGGTACTGAGCGGTGGTGTGGAAGCCAACGCCATGCAGAAACCAAAACAGTTCTTCGGCGCCGCCCGTAAAATAGAGAACGGCGGATCGCTCACCATCCTGGCTACCGCCCTGATAGACACCGGCTCCAAAATGGATGAGGTGATCTTTGAAGAATTCAAAGGTACCGGTAATATGGAACTGGCGCTGGATCGCAGACTGGCTAACCGCCGTATCTTCCCGGCCATTGACGTTACCGCTTCCTCTACCCGCCGCGATGACCTGCTGCTGGAAAAAGAAATGCTTTCCCGCATTTACATCCTGCGCAATCACCTGGCGGATATGAACACGGAAGAAACCATGAACTTCATGCTGCAGCATATGAGAGGCACACGGAACAACGAAGAATTCCTGATCTCCATGAGCAGGTAAAAACATATTCAGATCATGCAAAAGGGTGTATCAGGTCCGATACACCCTTTTTATTTGTCTCTCCGTGAGTACATCCTTCACTGAAAAAGGCCCTGGTCAGCTGACCGGGGCCTTTTTACTTTCACATGGCTAAACATGCACCTCTACCTTCAATCGTCATATATGTGGGTATGCTATGGTCGTTTCCGTAATCACCTGCTGTTCCATCACAAAAGGGCCGTGCGGCGGGCGTGGAGGTTTCGGTGGCTTGGGTGGCAGTTTTGGCGTTGCACAACTTACCCCGATGATCAATATTGCACCAACAGCGACTGATGCGCTCCATATCTTTTTCATACACTGCATTTTTAATGTTGTTTCTTTTGCTGGCCCGGTGCAAACGGCTTCGCTGATTTCGTACCATACATCTTCTTCGCCTGCCCCGGCGGAATGCGGTTACCCTGCGAATCATGGTACACGGTACAACTGCCGAAGACAATAGCGGTTGCCAGCAAACACGATAATATGATCCTGTTGTTTTTCATTGACTGGTTATTATTTCACAAGTGGTATTGCCAAAACTCTGCCAAAGTCGCCCGAAATGAAAAAAGCATTGCCGGTCAAACAGCAATGCTTTCAAAAAAAGAGTAATAGTTAGATTAGAACAGGAAGCTCACACCCAGCTGGAACTGTTGGGTGAACGCAAAATCAAAAGCGCTGCTTTTGGATTTGATGTCCGATCCTTCTGCTTCTGAAGTGGTGTTAGCATAGCTCAGGCCACCGAAAACACCTTCGATCACGAAGCATTTGGTAACGAAATAGCTGATACCCGGCTGAACATTGGCGTAGATACCGCTGTTGCTGGACACCTTGTCCCCATCCTGCTTGGTCTGGCCGAAACCATAACCAACATTAGCTTCACCAAAGAAGGCAAATTTGGAACCGCCGATCACATGGTAGTTACGAACAAAAACACCAGGAATGATCATGGTAGTATTGCGCTTGTCCTCAACCCCTGCAACTTCATCTTTGCTGGTGAAGAAATTGGTTTCCGCCATTACACCGATCATCCATTTGTCGCTCAAAGCATAACCAACTTTCGGGCTGATAAAGAACTCGGTGGTCGTCATCTTGTCATCTGTTGCGTCATTTTCCTTGGAGGATGTTGTGCTGATGCCAACGCCTCCACCTACAAGAAAATCACCTTTAGCTACCTGTGCTTTCGCAAACTGAGTTCCAAACAGGCCCACTACGGCCAAAACGATCATTTTTTTCATCTGTCGTACAATTTAATTTTTGATTATGTCAAATAATTGATTCCGCTGTTCATGTTTCTACATACATGCCAATCGGGGGAAGAAGAAGCTGGTTGTATCCGTGGTTATCTTAAGCCGTTAAAGAATATGGTCAGTACCATCTTTTCACGGTGCATAAATTCTTTTATATTTTCTGTATGATGAAGTTCAAAACCCTGGGCCTGCCACTTGCACCAGATCACCCACAAACCAAATAACACATGCACCAGCATTTCGGCGGTCTTTTCGGGATCATGCTGCGGCGATATCTCCCCATCTGCAATTCCCTTGCGTATCCAGGCTGCCAGAAAACGGCTCTCCGCCTGCTGTACCAGCTCGCCTACCTGCCGCTGAAGGTTGCCGGGCTTTTCCCGCACCCATTCGTGCACACCAAACAGGAAATGATATTCCTGCAGTATCTTTTCTTTCAGCGTCAGATACCTGTCCATCACCAACTGTACCGTTACCGGCCCTTCCAGGAAACTGCTGACGTCCGCAAAACAACGGGAAACGATCCTTTCGATCACCGCCACATAAATGCGGTCTTTATCCGGGAAATAATAATATAAAGATCCTTTGGACATGTCCAGGTCCCCTGCAATCTCCCCCATGGTCGTCTTGGCCAGCCCATAGCGCGAAAAGCGCTTTAGCGCAGCTTCCAGTATCACTTCCCTTTTTTGATCCTGTTCAGCCATGAAAAGAAGTACAAAGAACCTTTTGACCTTTTGACTTTGCGGGTCAAATGTACGAAGTGTTTTGAAACTGCCAAAAGAATTTACCGCGGAATTTAAAAAAACTTAAAAATATGACATGCATAATCATATTGTTAAGCAAATGTAAATAAATATTTTAATTGTGCATATGTAATTTGATAAAGATTTGTTAAAACAGGCACAGGGGGCTATCCGGGGTGGTTGGTGCCATGCCTAATGTTTACTAGTTAAAAATTGCCGGGTTCAAACCGGGGTCAACGGGTTTGTCAGGTATCCGTTTCCCGGGCAACGCAGTATCGGCATTGCCCGGGAAAACGGCAAATGAGCTTACCAGCCCAACAGGTATGCAAAGATCAGCGGCGCAACGATGGTGGCGTCTGATTCCACAATAAACTTGGGTGTATGGATATCCAGCTTGCCCCAGGTGATCTTTTCATTGGGCACGGCGCCGGAGTAGGAACCGTAGGAGGTGGTGGAATCGGATATCTGGCAGAAGTAACTCCAGAAAGGCACGTCATGCCATTCCAGGTCCTGGTACATCATCGGTACCACACAGATAGGGAAATCTCCCGCAATGCCCCCACCGATCTGGAAGAAACCTACGCCCTTGCCGGAAGAGTTCTTGCGGTACCAGTCGCTCAGTTCCACCATATATTCAATACCGCTCTTCATGGTGCTGGCCTTCAGTTCTCCTTTTATGCAGTAGGAAGCGAAGATATTGCCCATGGTGCTGTCTTCCCATCCGGGTACAACAATGGGAATGTTCTTTTCCGCCGCAGCGATCATCCAGCTGTTTTTCGGATCGATCTCGTAATGCTCTTTCATGACGCCGCTAAGCAGCAGTTTATACATGTATTCATGAGGAAAATAGCGTTCACCGTTGCTTTCCGCGTCTTTCCATATCTTGTAAATATGCTGTTGTATGCGGCGGAAGGCTTCTTCCTCCGGAATGCAGGTGTCTGTTACGCGGTTAAAGCCGCCTTCCAGCAGTTTCCATTCATCTTCCGGGCTCAGGTCGCGGTAGTGGGGAACGCGTTTGTAATGCGTATGCGCCACCAGGTTCATGATATCTTCCTCCAGGTTGGCGCCGGTGCAGGAGATGATATCCACTTTCCCCTGGCGGATCATTTCTGCAAAGGAAATGCCCAGTTCCGCCGTGCTCATGGCGCCGGCGAGGGTTACCATCATTTTACCGCCTTCCAGCAGATGTGTTTCATACCCCTTTGCCGCATCTACCAGCGCCGCGGCGTTAAAATGGCGGTAATGATGCTGGATAAACTGAGAGATCGGTCCTTTATTCATAACAGTACAGTATTTTCTTCGTTTAAGCCGCAAAGGTAAGATAAAGACATAAAAAAAACCGTTCCGGGAAAACGGAACGGTTATGACTGATTAAACTAAAACTAAAACCTGTTGGTGTGACTGTGTACTACGCTTTTTGTAATTTCTTGAGGGTGGTAACATAACCGGAAGACTGCGCTTTCAGCACGGTCCAGTGTGTTTCGCTTTCGAGCGTAACAACATAGGTGGTCGTGTCGTTAGCGTCATACTCCACTACGCTGTGTATACGCTGGTCAGGGAACTTCTTCATCAGTTTGGTAATAACATTCAGCGGCAGTTCGCTGTCCGTAATGTAACGGGACGTAGCGAGCAGGTTGCCTTCATTGTCAAAATGCGCGGTTACCTTGGAGGTATTGATCGTGAATTTGGCAACATACTTGTCCTTGGTGCTGTACCAGGATACATCTTCTGCTCCTACAAATTCTTTGTTAAAGGCATCCATCACTTTTTTGTTGCTGACGGAATTGTCTCTGGCTACTACGGCGCTGCTGGTAAATACCGCAACGAGGGTAAGAATGGCGATAATTTTTTTCATGGCGGAAAAGTTTTATCTGGTTTAGTGTTTAAAAAAATTGTTTGTGATTACGGTGTAAAAGTACTCCGGTGGCAAGCGGTTGGCAAGCGAATCTTTAGGAGTGGTGCTGCAAGATTAAATCAATGTTATGCATGTTATCACGCTTACCTGAAAGCATCTGGAGGGGATCGCTGCAAGCCAATACAGCAAAGGAGTTGAGCGGAAAGAGCAAATGTTGCACGGACAAGGGTTAAGACTTTGTTAAAGTGGAATGCTGGTGACAACTGGTAGTGTACGGCAAGCGTTTTTCAAAAGCGGACACTTATTCCCGGAAGCGGACACCATCGCAGATAAGTCTTATCTTGGAAAGGAGGAAACGTCCTGTTTATCAGGTCTCCGCCGTTCATAACTTATCTTTTACCGTTCAACAGCCCATGAATTATCTCGCACACGCCTACCTTTCTTTTCATGATCCGGCCATTACCGTTGGCCAGCTGATCGCGGATTTTGTGAAAGGGAAACAGATCGATTCCTATGATAAAAGGATACAGCAGGGCATCCGGCTGCATCGCGCACTGGATGAGTTTACGGACGGCCATCCGGCTACCCGTCAGGCCAATGCGGTGTTCCGGCCGGCCTGCGGCCCCTACGGCCCGGTGTTCATGGACGTGGTCTACGATCACTTCCTGGCCAATGATCCGGAACATTTCCCCGGGGACGCCCTGGCTGCCTTCGCCGCATCTGTGTACGACATACTGGTTACTTATGACAGCCAGCTGCCGCCGGAGTTCAGGCGGGTATCCGGGTATATGCGCAGCCAGAACTGGCTGTATCATTATCAGGAGAGAACCGGCATCTTCAGCAGTTTTTCCGGTATCATACGGAGAGCCCGGTATTTCGATAAACCCGCCACCGTTCCTTTTGCGGTATTTGAAGAGCATTACCGGACGCTGGAACTGTGTTACCGGCAATTTTTCCCGGACGCGCTGGACTATATGAAAAGCCGTTATGAGGGTATCGGGTAGCAGGAGCGTCCTTATATAATTATATACTCCTTTTGAGGATTTTCTGAAAATCGCCTAGTTTTGGGCATAAATTGATAAAACCATAAAGCATACACAGGTTATGAACACGATCAAAGCACTACTGGTAATAATAGGTTTGGCCGCCCTGCAACCGGCTCTGGGGCAGGAAAGGAAAATGCCGCCGATAGATCCCAGCCCGATGGACATGGCTTATTTCCCTGTAATGTACCCCTATGTGTGCAAGGTGAAAGGAGAGCCGGGTACCCTGGTGGCCCGTGCAGTGTTCAGCCGGCCGCAGAAAAAAGGCCGCCCGATCTTCGGGAACCTGGTGGAGTATGGCAAGGTATGGCGCCTTGGCGCAAATGAAGCAACGGAGGTTGAGTTTTACCGCCCGGTGATCATTGGCGGCAAGCAGGTGCCCAAAGGCCGGTACACCCTCTACGCCATCCCTGCTGAAGCGAAATGGACAGTCATCATCAACAAACAGACCGATATCTGGGGCGCCTATAAATATGAGCAAAGCCTGGACCTTGTGCGTACAGACGTACCCGTACGCGAGGCCGGCGAGGAACTGGAAGCCTTCAGCATGGTATTCGAAAAGGCTGCTTACGGCGCCAATCTGCTGATCGGATGGGACAAAACCCAGGTCAGCCTCCCCATCCGCTGGAATGATGCCGCCGCATCCGCCGCCAAAAAGAAATAATATCCTGATATTCACTACATAACAAAAGGCAGCGACGGTTCGCTGCCTTTTGTATTACATATATAGCTATAGGGAGAGATAGAAAGAAAAAAGCGGTAAGAATACCGCCTTCAGAAATTTTTAACCATATCCTATGAAAAACCTACGGTAAAATTAGGCGATAAATGGCCAGGACAAAACCCGTTTCTGGTGAACGCATCAAATTTCCTCGTGACCGTCACATATCCCGAGGTATGGGACGGGCGGTCCGGGAAAATACCTGCCGGATTCCCCTGAAAGTGCGTAGTAATAAGCATTACAGCATTCCCGTAATACTACGTAAGTGTTATAGTATAACTACGTATATCCACTATATATACCTCCGGTAATGGCAAAAACATCCCCATTTCCAAATTCGTTACCTTTGATAGTTCTTAAAACAAAGCAAACCATGAAGTTAGGTACTAAACTCATTCACGCGGGCGTTGAGCCGGACCCATCCACCGGCGCGATTATGACGCCCATCTTCCAGACTTCCACCTATGTGCAGCGTGCGCCGGGCGATCATAAGGGCTACGAATATGCCCGTACGCAGAACCCCACGCGCCACGCCCTGCAAAATGCGCTGGCTGCCATTGAGAACGGAAAACATGGTCTTTGCTTCAGCAGCGGCATGGCTGCTACAGATGTGGTGATGAAATTGCTTTCCCCCGGCGATGAGGTGATCGCTTCCAGCGACCTCTATGGCGGAAGCTACCGGGTTTTCACCAAGGTCTTCGCCCGTTACGGCATCCGGTTCCATTTCGTGGATATGCATGATGCACAGAACATTGTGCCTTTCATCAATGCACAAACGAAAATGATCTGGATAGAAACACCGACCAATCCTTTACTGAATATCATCGACATAGCGGCCTGCGCAGCCATCGCCAAAGAATACAAGGTACTGCTGAGCGTAGACAATACTTTTGCATCTCCTTACCTCCAGAACCCGCTTGATCTTGGTGCGGATATTGTAGTGCATTCCGCAACGAAATATCTCGGCGGACACAGCGATGTGGTGCATGGCGCGGTGATCGTAAAGGACGATGCGCTGGCGGAACAGCTGGCTTTCTTCCAGAATAGCTGCGGCGCCGTACCCGGACCGCAGGATTGCTTCCTGGTATTACGCGGATTGAAGACCCTGCATGTGCGCATGCAGCGGCATTGCGAGAACGGAGAGGCCGTTGCCCGCTTCCTCCGGGAGCATCCTGCCGTAGGGAAAGTGTTATGGTGCGGTTTTGAAGATCATCCCAATCACGCCATTGCCAAAAAACAGATGCGGGGTTTCGGCGGCATGATCTCTTTCTCCCTGAAGGATGACAGCCAGGCGGCTGCGCTCAAAGTGCTGAGCAGTACCAAACTGTTCTCCCTGGCCGAATCTCTCGGCGGCGTGGAGTCCCTCATCGGGCATCCTGCTACCATGACGCATGCCTCCATTCCAAGGGAAGAAAGGATCAGGAACGGACTGACGGACTCGCTGATGAGGCTGAGCGTAGGTATCGAAGATGCGACCGACCTGGTGGAAGATCTGAAGCAGGCTTTAGGCTAGTTAGCCGCCTGATTAGAAAAACCGGGAGAAACAGATTATTTTTAGCAGATTACACCTACGTTCCGCTGTAAGCAGCGGCAGTCCATATACCATAACCGTATGAAGTCCCAACAACTGAAAGATTTTCTCGATGCCAAAGCGGCATATTACAATCAACCGGCATTCGTAGCCGGGGATCCCGTCAGCATTCCCCACCGCTACAGCCGGTTGCAGGATATAGAGATCGCTGCCCTGTTCGCCGCCATACTGGCCTGGGGCAACCGTACCACCATTATCAACAAGTGTACGGAACTGATGGAGCTCTTTGATAATGCACCCTACGATTTCATCCTGAACCACCAGGCCCAGGACCGGATGCGCCTGATGGGCTTCAAGCATCGCACCTTCAACGGGCTTGACCTGATGTATTTCGTGGAGTTCCTCCAGCATTACTATTCCAATGTGACCTCCCTGGAATTTGCTTTCAGCGGCCATATGG
This genomic stretch from Chitinophaga sp. XS-30 harbors:
- a CDS encoding DUF2911 domain-containing protein is translated as MNTIKALLVIIGLAALQPALGQERKMPPIDPSPMDMAYFPVMYPYVCKVKGEPGTLVARAVFSRPQKKGRPIFGNLVEYGKVWRLGANEATEVEFYRPVIIGGKQVPKGRYTLYAIPAEAKWTVIINKQTDIWGAYKYEQSLDLVRTDVPVREAGEELEAFSMVFEKAAYGANLLIGWDKTQVSLPIRWNDAAASAAKKK
- a CDS encoding ACP phosphodiesterase is translated as MNYLAHAYLSFHDPAITVGQLIADFVKGKQIDSYDKRIQQGIRLHRALDEFTDGHPATRQANAVFRPACGPYGPVFMDVVYDHFLANDPEHFPGDALAAFAASVYDILVTYDSQLPPEFRRVSGYMRSQNWLYHYQERTGIFSSFSGIIRRARYFDKPATVPFAVFEEHYRTLELCYRQFFPDALDYMKSRYEGIG
- a CDS encoding cystathionine gamma-synthase — encoded protein: MKLGTKLIHAGVEPDPSTGAIMTPIFQTSTYVQRAPGDHKGYEYARTQNPTRHALQNALAAIENGKHGLCFSSGMAATDVVMKLLSPGDEVIASSDLYGGSYRVFTKVFARYGIRFHFVDMHDAQNIVPFINAQTKMIWIETPTNPLLNIIDIAACAAIAKEYKVLLSVDNTFASPYLQNPLDLGADIVVHSATKYLGGHSDVVHGAVIVKDDALAEQLAFFQNSCGAVPGPQDCFLVLRGLKTLHVRMQRHCENGEAVARFLREHPAVGKVLWCGFEDHPNHAIAKKQMRGFGGMISFSLKDDSQAAALKVLSSTKLFSLAESLGGVESLIGHPATMTHASIPREERIRNGLTDSLMRLSVGIEDATDLVEDLKQALG